In one window of Streptomyces sp. FXJ1.172 DNA:
- a CDS encoding glycoside hydrolase family 3 protein has protein sequence MTPLATTASGSGSAAGDTLTRDALAVLQPGFDGTTAPDWVRRRLGEGLASIALFGRNVVTEEQVTGLTAQLRAERDDLLIAIDEESGDVTRLDVRTGSAFPGNHALGAVDDPDLTRAVSRELGRRLAACGVTFDWAPSADVNANPDNPVIGVRSFGAGTDLVARHTAAWVEGLQSTGVAACTKHFPGHGDTNVDSHHAVPRIDVDADTLYERELPPFRAAIAAGTRAVMSAHILVPALDPDRPGTLSPRILTDLLRGELGYQGLIVTDGMEMRAISGTYGLEHGVVLAITAGADAICVGGGLCDEGTVLKLRDALVAAVRSGELPEERLADAAARVRALAAWTAQARGAAAGTPADPEIGLVAARRAIHVTRTGAAAPQGTPVFVAQLEPARNIAVGDQTPWGVAAELERLLPGTESASFTGDNAAQAALAAAGGRRIVAVVRDEHRHDWMRTALDTLLAARPDTVVVEMGLPQAAPRGALHIATYGAARVCGAAAAEAVVAG, from the coding sequence ATGACCCCACTCGCCACCACCGCATCCGGCAGCGGCTCCGCCGCGGGCGACACCCTCACCCGGGACGCCCTCGCGGTCCTGCAGCCGGGGTTCGACGGCACCACCGCGCCCGACTGGGTGCGCCGCCGCCTCGGCGAGGGCCTCGCCTCCATCGCCCTGTTCGGCCGCAACGTCGTCACCGAGGAGCAGGTCACCGGGCTCACCGCGCAGTTGAGGGCCGAGCGGGACGACCTGCTGATCGCCATCGACGAGGAGAGCGGCGACGTCACCCGCCTCGACGTGCGCACCGGCTCCGCCTTCCCCGGCAACCACGCCCTCGGCGCCGTCGACGACCCCGACCTCACCCGGGCCGTCTCCCGCGAGCTGGGCCGGCGCCTGGCCGCCTGCGGCGTCACCTTCGACTGGGCGCCCTCCGCCGACGTCAACGCCAACCCCGACAACCCCGTCATCGGCGTGCGCTCCTTCGGCGCGGGCACCGACCTGGTCGCCCGGCACACCGCCGCCTGGGTCGAGGGCCTGCAGTCCACCGGCGTCGCCGCCTGCACCAAACACTTCCCCGGCCACGGCGACACCAACGTAGACTCCCACCACGCCGTACCCCGCATCGACGTCGACGCCGACACCCTGTACGAGCGCGAACTGCCCCCGTTCCGCGCGGCCATCGCCGCCGGCACCCGGGCCGTCATGAGCGCGCACATCCTCGTCCCGGCCCTCGACCCCGACCGGCCGGGCACCCTCTCCCCGCGCATCCTCACCGACCTGCTGCGCGGCGAACTCGGCTACCAGGGCCTGATCGTCACCGACGGCATGGAGATGCGCGCCATCTCCGGCACCTACGGCCTGGAGCACGGCGTGGTCCTCGCCATCACGGCCGGCGCCGACGCCATCTGCGTGGGCGGCGGACTGTGCGACGAGGGCACCGTGCTGAAGCTCCGGGACGCGCTCGTGGCCGCCGTACGCTCCGGCGAACTGCCCGAGGAACGGCTCGCCGACGCCGCCGCCCGGGTGCGCGCGCTCGCCGCGTGGACCGCCCAGGCACGTGGCGCCGCCGCCGGGACCCCGGCCGACCCCGAGATCGGCCTGGTCGCGGCCCGCCGCGCGATCCACGTGACCCGGACCGGCGCCGCCGCACCGCAGGGCACGCCGGTGTTCGTCGCCCAGCTCGAACCGGCCCGCAACATCGCCGTCGGCGACCAGACCCCGTGGGGCGTGGCCGCCGAGCTGGAACGGCTGCTGCCCGGCACCGAATCCGCCTCCTTCACCGGCGACAACGCCGCTCAGGCCGCCCTCGCCGCCGCCGGCGGCCGCCGGATCGTCGCCGTGGTGCGCGACGAACACCGGCACGACTGGATGCGCACCGCACTCGACACCCTGCTCGCCGCCCGCCCCGACACCGTCGTCGTGGAGATGGGCCTGCCGCAGGCCGCTCCTCGCGGCGCCCTGCACATCGCCACCTACGGCGCCGCCCGCGTGTGCGGGGCGGCGGCGGCCGAGGCCGTCGTCGCCGGCTGA
- a CDS encoding carbohydrate ABC transporter permease, protein MKRSLFGRIWPNATAVVLVVGFVFPVYWMFATAFKPTGDIISENPVWFPTNITFSHFKKAVHADHFWTLVANSVTVTVCSVLFSLLIALFAAFALARMRFRGRRGLVVTFMLAQMAPWEVMIIAIYMIVRDDDMLDSLIPLTVFYTMMVLPLTILTLRGYIAAVPKELEESAMVDGCTRIQAFRKVIFPLLAPGLMATSLFGFITAWNEFPLVLILNKDIEKQTLPLWLSQFQTAFGDDWGATMAASSLFALPILILFIFLQRKAVSGLTDGAVKG, encoded by the coding sequence GTGAAGCGCTCGCTCTTCGGCCGCATCTGGCCCAACGCGACCGCCGTCGTCCTCGTCGTCGGCTTCGTGTTCCCCGTGTACTGGATGTTCGCCACGGCCTTCAAACCGACGGGCGACATCATCTCCGAGAACCCGGTGTGGTTCCCGACGAACATCACCTTCAGCCACTTCAAGAAGGCGGTCCACGCCGACCACTTCTGGACACTGGTCGCCAACTCCGTGACCGTGACCGTCTGTTCGGTGCTGTTCTCGCTCCTCATCGCCCTGTTCGCGGCGTTCGCCCTCGCCCGGATGCGGTTCAGGGGGCGGCGCGGGCTCGTCGTGACCTTCATGCTGGCGCAGATGGCCCCCTGGGAGGTCATGATCATCGCCATCTACATGATCGTCCGCGACGACGACATGCTCGACAGCCTGATCCCGCTCACCGTCTTCTACACCATGATGGTGCTCCCGCTGACGATCCTGACGCTGCGCGGCTACATCGCCGCCGTGCCGAAGGAGCTGGAGGAGTCGGCGATGGTCGACGGCTGCACCCGCATCCAGGCCTTCCGCAAGGTGATCTTCCCGCTGCTCGCACCCGGCCTCATGGCGACCTCGCTGTTCGGCTTCATCACCGCCTGGAACGAGTTCCCGCTCGTCCTGATCCTCAACAAGGACATCGAGAAGCAGACCCTGCCCCTGTGGCTGTCCCAGTTCCAGACCGCCTTCGGCGACGACTGGGGCGCCACGATGGCCGCCTCGTCCCTGTTCGCGCTGCCCATCCTGATCCTCTTCATCTTCCTGCAACGCAAGGCTGTCAGCGGTCTGACCGACGGCGCCGTGAAGGGATGA
- a CDS encoding carbohydrate ABC transporter permease: MSVQTQGTDTAGEPAVRKARIPGPPRGAGRDSGSPSRRGATAPYVLLLPALLATLILLGWPLVKNGMLSFQNLNPRQLIQHLTEWNGVDNYKEVLTGSDFWKVVERSVLFTAVNVVLIMLFGTLIGLLLARLGKKMRLTLLVGLVLAWAMPVIAATTVYQWLFAQRYGVVNWVLDKLGWHSMAAHNWMGTQFSTFSVITLLIVWMSIPFVAINLYAATTTIPRELYEAASLDGAGAWQSFTSVTLPFLRPFLYSTTFLEVIWVFKAFPQVFAMNEGGPDRLTETLPVYAYVEGVGNQHFGVGAAISFLTILVLLVITSYYLRMVLKQEEDEL, from the coding sequence ATGTCAGTGCAGACCCAAGGCACGGACACGGCCGGGGAGCCCGCTGTCCGCAAGGCCCGGATACCCGGGCCGCCGCGGGGTGCGGGCCGGGACTCCGGGTCCCCGTCCCGCCGCGGTGCCACCGCCCCCTATGTCCTGCTGCTGCCGGCGCTGCTGGCCACCCTGATCCTGCTCGGCTGGCCGCTGGTCAAGAACGGCATGCTGTCGTTCCAGAACCTCAACCCGCGCCAGCTCATCCAGCACCTCACCGAGTGGAACGGCGTCGACAACTACAAAGAGGTCCTGACCGGTTCGGACTTCTGGAAGGTCGTCGAGCGCTCCGTCCTCTTCACGGCCGTCAACGTCGTCCTGATCATGCTGTTCGGCACCCTGATCGGGCTGTTGCTGGCCCGCCTCGGCAAGAAGATGCGGCTCACACTCCTCGTGGGCCTCGTCCTCGCCTGGGCCATGCCCGTCATCGCGGCCACCACCGTCTACCAGTGGCTGTTCGCCCAGCGCTACGGCGTCGTCAACTGGGTGCTGGACAAGCTCGGCTGGCACTCCATGGCCGCCCACAACTGGATGGGCACCCAGTTCTCCACCTTCTCCGTGATCACCCTGCTCATCGTCTGGATGTCGATCCCCTTCGTGGCGATCAACCTCTACGCCGCCACCACCACCATCCCCAGGGAGCTGTACGAGGCCGCCTCCCTGGACGGTGCCGGCGCCTGGCAGAGCTTCACCTCGGTGACCCTGCCCTTCCTGCGGCCCTTCCTGTACTCCACGACCTTCCTCGAGGTCATCTGGGTCTTCAAGGCGTTCCCGCAGGTCTTCGCCATGAACGAGGGTGGCCCGGACCGCCTCACCGAGACCCTGCCGGTCTACGCCTATGTCGAGGGCGTCGGCAACCAGCACTTCGGGGTCGGCGCGGCGATCTCCTTCCTGACCATCCTGGTGCTGCTCGTCATCACCTCGTACTACCTGCGCATGGTGCTCAAACAAGAGGAGGACGAGCTGTGA
- a CDS encoding extracellular solute-binding protein encodes MKRKLASAIVIAGMMVSVAACGGNGKDSSKDAGPGSWKGQTLTVWTMDGSAPPQWTKDVQAAFEKQTGAKVKFEIQKWDGIQQKITTALSENNPPDVLEVGNTQTPAYAATGGLADLADVKTAIGADWTPSVSQSSVYDGKQYAAPWYFANRVVIYNKAIWAKAGITSTPKTRDEFFKDLDTIGKKTDAEPLYLPGQNWYFLDGLIIGQGGDLVKKQGGKYVSNLADPKVSAAMETYKKYASYSKAPKDKDEATPQQATIFAKGKTGAFIGMGWEAATAIQANKAIEKQIGYFTIPGETAAKPEGVFLGGSNLAVAQNSKKQSLAKEFLKIALNDQYEGELAKLNGIIPNKTSLQSNLKGNGAAEAAAPGATVGGTTPLIPEWAAVENTPNPIKSYMTAVLNGKDAAAAAKDVESEIDKRLAQQN; translated from the coding sequence GTGAAGCGCAAGCTCGCTTCCGCGATCGTGATCGCGGGCATGATGGTCTCCGTTGCGGCGTGTGGCGGAAACGGCAAGGACAGCTCCAAGGACGCGGGACCCGGCAGCTGGAAGGGGCAGACCCTGACGGTCTGGACCATGGACGGCTCCGCGCCGCCGCAGTGGACCAAGGACGTCCAGGCCGCCTTCGAGAAGCAGACCGGCGCGAAGGTGAAGTTCGAGATCCAGAAGTGGGACGGGATCCAGCAGAAGATCACCACCGCCCTCTCCGAGAACAACCCGCCGGACGTCCTGGAGGTCGGCAACACCCAGACCCCCGCCTACGCGGCCACCGGTGGTCTCGCCGACCTCGCCGACGTGAAGACGGCGATCGGCGCCGACTGGACCCCCTCGGTCTCGCAGTCCTCCGTCTACGACGGCAAGCAGTACGCCGCCCCCTGGTACTTCGCCAACCGCGTCGTCATCTACAACAAGGCGATCTGGGCGAAGGCCGGCATCACGTCCACCCCCAAGACCCGGGACGAGTTCTTCAAGGACCTGGACACCATCGGCAAGAAGACCGATGCCGAGCCCCTCTACCTGCCCGGCCAGAACTGGTACTTCCTCGACGGCCTGATCATCGGTCAGGGCGGCGACCTGGTGAAGAAGCAGGGCGGCAAGTACGTCTCCAACCTCGCCGACCCGAAGGTCTCCGCGGCGATGGAGACCTACAAGAAGTACGCCTCCTACTCCAAGGCCCCCAAGGACAAGGACGAGGCCACCCCGCAGCAGGCCACGATCTTCGCCAAGGGCAAGACCGGCGCGTTCATCGGCATGGGCTGGGAGGCCGCCACCGCCATTCAGGCCAACAAGGCCATCGAGAAGCAGATCGGCTACTTCACGATCCCGGGTGAGACGGCCGCCAAGCCCGAGGGCGTCTTCCTCGGCGGCTCCAACCTCGCCGTCGCCCAGAACAGCAAGAAGCAGTCCCTGGCCAAGGAGTTCCTGAAGATCGCCCTGAACGACCAGTACGAGGGCGAACTGGCCAAGCTCAACGGCATCATCCCGAACAAGACCTCGCTGCAGAGCAACCTCAAGGGCAACGGCGCCGCCGAGGCCGCCGCGCCCGGCGCCACGGTCGGCGGCACCACCCCGCTGATCCCGGAGTGGGCCGCGGTGGAGAACACCCCGAACCCGATCAAGTCGTACATGACCGCGGTGCTGAACGGCAAGGACGCCGCGGCGGCGGCCAAGGACGTCGAGTCCGAGATCGACAAGCGCCTGGCCCAGCAGAACTGA
- a CDS encoding GntR family transcriptional regulator encodes MTTDVSSAQPYRGAPGRTARVPKYYRIKQQLLAMTEALQPGSAMPAERLLAVRFNTSRTTIRQALTELVGEGRLDRIQGKGTFVAQPKLYRTLQLTSHTEDMRAQGLTPASQMLDIGEIPADGKLSVLLGIGPGERVLRIERLRLASGAPMAIETTHLSARRFPGLRRSLASQASLYTALAEVYGVHLAEADETIETSLSTPREAQLLGTDVGLPMLLLSRHSRDAEGTPVEWVRSVYRGSRYKFVAALRRPAQG; translated from the coding sequence ATGACCACCGACGTCAGCAGCGCCCAGCCGTACAGAGGGGCGCCGGGCCGCACCGCGCGCGTGCCGAAGTACTACCGGATCAAACAACAGCTCCTGGCCATGACCGAGGCGCTGCAGCCCGGTTCGGCCATGCCCGCGGAGCGCCTGCTCGCCGTCCGGTTCAACACCTCGCGGACCACCATCCGGCAGGCGCTCACGGAACTGGTCGGCGAGGGACGGCTGGACCGGATCCAGGGCAAGGGCACCTTCGTCGCCCAGCCCAAGCTGTACCGCACGCTCCAGCTGACCTCGCACACCGAGGACATGCGCGCCCAGGGCCTCACGCCCGCCTCGCAGATGCTGGACATCGGGGAGATCCCGGCGGACGGGAAGCTGTCGGTCCTGCTCGGCATCGGTCCCGGCGAGCGGGTGCTGCGCATCGAGCGGCTGCGGCTGGCCAGCGGCGCTCCCATGGCGATCGAGACGACCCACCTGTCCGCCCGCCGCTTCCCCGGCCTGCGCCGCTCGCTGGCGAGCCAGGCCTCGCTGTACACGGCACTCGCCGAGGTCTACGGCGTCCACCTCGCGGAGGCCGACGAGACCATCGAGACCTCGCTGTCCACCCCGCGCGAGGCGCAGTTGCTCGGCACGGACGTGGGGCTGCCGATGCTGCTGCTGTCCCGGCACTCGCGGGACGCGGAGGGCACGCCGGTGGAGTGGGTGCGCTCGGTGTACCGGGGCTCCCGGTACAAGTTCGTGGCCGCACTGCGCCGGCCGGCGCAGGGGTGA
- a CDS encoding DUF6299 family protein, whose amino-acid sequence MPARPALALAIGTAALLCAAVGPAGADPSETITVDAAGKLASDGTVTLSGTYRCTAGTGPVFVTSSISQSDAQVRHGIGGSTAQCDGAEHHWENSGKVSTETLKAGTAHVQATLMEMRPEGIIPLLPLFHAEKDQDVKLATK is encoded by the coding sequence ATGCCCGCTCGCCCCGCGCTCGCCCTGGCCATCGGCACCGCCGCCCTGCTGTGCGCCGCCGTCGGCCCGGCCGGCGCCGACCCCTCCGAGACCATCACGGTCGACGCCGCAGGCAAGCTCGCCTCCGACGGCACCGTCACGCTCTCCGGCACCTACCGCTGCACCGCAGGCACCGGCCCGGTGTTCGTCACCTCCTCGATCAGCCAGAGCGACGCCCAGGTCAGGCACGGCATCGGCGGCAGCACCGCCCAGTGCGACGGCGCCGAGCACCACTGGGAGAACTCCGGCAAGGTCTCCACGGAGACCCTCAAAGCCGGCACGGCCCACGTCCAGGCCACCCTCATGGAGATGCGGCCCGAGGGCATCATCCCGCTGCTGCCCCTCTTCCACGCGGAGAAGGACCAGGACGTCAAGCTCGCGACGAAGTGA
- a CDS encoding DUF5999 family protein — MCSCRSSYPASAQAPRHPVAAHPEQGWTLLCDGSIVFDDSGELHPDGSVVPPHRVPAEHLTATA, encoded by the coding sequence ATGTGCTCCTGCCGGTCCTCGTACCCCGCGTCCGCCCAGGCTCCCCGGCACCCGGTCGCCGCCCACCCCGAACAGGGCTGGACCCTGCTGTGCGACGGTTCGATCGTCTTCGACGACAGCGGCGAACTGCACCCGGACGGCAGCGTGGTCCCACCCCACCGCGTCCCGGCGGAACACCTCACGGCGACCGCCTGA
- a CDS encoding RidA family protein — translation MTTERVNPPELSEPTGFSHAVVASGSRVVFLAGQTALDADGKITGDTLPEQFEKALGNLLAALRAAGGTPADLARVTVYATDVAAYRAHAARLGRIWRESAGRDYPAMAVVQVVRLWDEQAMVELDGFAVLP, via the coding sequence GTGACGACCGAGCGCGTCAACCCGCCCGAGCTGTCCGAGCCCACCGGCTTCTCGCACGCCGTCGTCGCGTCCGGCTCCCGAGTGGTGTTCCTCGCGGGCCAGACCGCGCTCGACGCCGACGGCAAGATCACCGGCGACACCCTGCCCGAGCAGTTCGAGAAGGCGCTCGGCAACCTCCTCGCCGCCCTGCGCGCGGCCGGCGGCACCCCCGCCGACCTCGCCCGGGTCACGGTCTACGCCACGGACGTCGCCGCGTACCGCGCCCACGCCGCCCGACTGGGCCGAATCTGGCGGGAGTCGGCGGGCCGGGACTATCCGGCGATGGCCGTCGTGCAGGTCGTACGGCTGTGGGACGAGCAGGCGATGGTGGAGCTGGACGGGTTCGCCGTACTGCCGTAG